In Oryza glaberrima chromosome 8, OglaRS2, whole genome shotgun sequence, the following are encoded in one genomic region:
- the LOC127781790 gene encoding uncharacterized protein LOC127781790 — protein sequence MAASVAPASSSGWDFTCDFEIDYGSEERASIVYKTLAVDKELQPDKVKREMSVSGGKLVVHFEAVEARFLRASFSAFVDLTVLVTKLVEEYGISKEGEGSI from the exons ATGGCCGCCTCCGTAGCGCCAGCGTCGTCGTCCGGCTGGGACTTCACCTG TGACTTTGAAATTGATTATGGATCCGAGGAACGCGCATCCATAGTTTACAAAACGCTAGCTGTTGATAAGGAG TTGCAACCTGACAAGGTAAAGAGGGAGATGTCTGTTTCTGGTGGCAAGCTCGTCGT GCACTTTGAAGCTGTAGAGGCTCGGTTCCTGCGAGCATCGTTCAGCGCGTTCGTCGATCTTACAGTACTGGTTACCAAGCTTGTTGAAGAATATGGCATCAGCAAGGAAGGAGAAGGCAGTATCTAG